The Mugil cephalus isolate CIBA_MC_2020 chromosome 11, CIBA_Mcephalus_1.1, whole genome shotgun sequence genome includes a window with the following:
- the LOC125015736 gene encoding synaptotagmin-11-like, which translates to MADIIELGPTYAMSPVLAGFLGAGVLVLVVVVLVLLWSFCQRRYLRVTGRYKLHGDRYCDAEDPPYKFIHMLKGISIYPESLSGSKRIVRGVRRAERDADRGCGGAAAVGGRGMVLVDAENNILDVPGQLQMSHLVPPAGPGAAHGQARLERALPVRADYCCLDSSSASSSQTSSKTASPFTPASSDPEPEPSLGSISLTVDYNFPKKALVVTIVGARGLPAMDEQAGSSDPYVKMTILPEKKHRVKTRVLRKTLDPLFDETFTFYGVAYSSLPELTLHFLVLSFDRFARDDVIGEAVVPLKGVDPSTGRVHLSQQITKRNMQCESRGELLASLSYQPVSHRLSVVVLKARHLPKMDITGLSANPYVKVNVFYGRKRIAKKKTHVKKCTLNPVFNESFIYDIPPELLPEISVEFLVVDFDRTTKNEVLGRLLLGLHSPAPSGASHWREVCENPRRQISKWHNLSEY; encoded by the exons CCATGTCTCCGGTGCTGGCCGGCTTCCTGGGCGCTggagttctggttctggtggtggtggtcctGGTTCTGCTCTGGTCTTTCTGCCAGCGCCGCTACCTCCGCGTCACCGGCCGCTACAAGCTGCACGGAGACCGCTACTGCGACGCCGAGGACCCGCCCTACAAGTTCATCCACATGCTGAAGGGCATCAGCATTTACCCAGAATCCCTCAGTGGCAGTAAGCGGATCGTGCGCGGCGTCCGTCGCGCCGAGCGCGACGCCGATCGAGGCTGCGGTGGCGCCGCCGCCGTCGGGGGCAGAGGGATGGTCCTCGTGGACGCCGAGAACAACATCCTGGACGTCCCAGGTcagttacagatgagtcacctGGTCCCGCCCGCGGGCCCCGGCGCCGCCCACGGTCAGGCCCGGCTGGAGCGGGCCCTGCCGGTCCGGGCCGACTACTGCTGCCTGGACAGCAGCTCAGCCAGCAGCAGCCAGACCAGCAGCAAGACGGCGTCCCCCTTCACGCCGGCGTCCTCGGACCCGGAGCCGGAGCCCAGTCTGGGGTCCATCAGCCTCACCGTCGACTACAACTTCCCTAAGAAGGCGCTGGTGGTGACCATCGTCGGGGCCCGGGGCCTCCCCGCCATGGACGAGCAGGCGGGAAGTTCAGACCCCTACGTGAAGATGACCATCCTCCCGGAGAAGAAGCACAGAGTCAAGACCCGGGTTCTGAGGAAGACCCTGGACCCGCTGTTCGACGAGACCTTCACCTTCTACGGCGTGGCCTACAGCTCGCTGCCCGAGCTCACGCTCCACTTCCTGGTGCTCAGCTTCGACCGCTTCGCCCGCGACGACGTCATCGGGGAGGCGGTGGTGCCCCTGAAGGGCGTCGACCCCAGCACGGGCCGGGTCCACCTGAGCCAGCAGATCACCAAGAGGAACATGCAG tGTGAGAGTCGTGGGGAGCTGCTGGCGTCTCTGTCCTACCAGCCGGTGTCTCATCGTCTCAGCGTGGTCGTCCTCAAGGCTCGACACCTTCCAAAGATGGACATCACGGGCCTGTCAGCCA ACCCCTACGTGAAGGTGAACGTCTTCTACGGCCGCAAGCGCATCGCCAAGAAGAAGACCCACGTGAAGAAGTGCACGCTGAACCCGGTCTTCAACGAGTCCTTCATCTACGACATCCCCCCCGAGCTGCTGCCCGAGATCTCCGTGGAGTTCCTGGTGGTCGACTTCGACCGGACCACCAAGAACGAGGTGCTGGGCCGCCTCCTGCTCGGCCTGCacagccccgccccctccgGCGCCTCCCACTGGAGGGAGGTCTGCGAAAACCCCCGCCGGCAGATCTCCAAATGGCACAACCTGAGCGAGTACTGA